A region from the Lolium perenne isolate Kyuss_39 chromosome 4, Kyuss_2.0, whole genome shotgun sequence genome encodes:
- the LOC127291947 gene encoding uncharacterized protein, which produces MARKGSQSKSGTNHASPNRQNTTNGDILNTPERDAVHSEDPSSHLQGKPDGSGGNSGQKTRTNNKNNRSNDSSLGKSDDIASCKQQPVDTSTDTKNPEERELPFNTTKLRRDSKKSSRRGFGKKTSVEQTPLRILTEQVKEKTRQVASMAASFFRASMMYVMEESKVLIERNRPAITAFMAMTEKGRTYVLSKTEYVYPIVRAWMFSAGKLMLLLLTVWLDCNIRGFDSLLRLGTNSLLAVLWCSMLSIFAMIGITKTVMFMVIAASVAAFVGLGFAVLIVAVLAVVILWLYGSFWITSTVIIVGGASFLLKHERFALFVTCLYSMYCARSYIGWLGLLLSLNLSFFSSDVLVQFLKKNVDSEKFNDSSRNSEQNSDRSGNFFGGFQQSSKDSTSQSGYGQSSDRGPGDPSTSGAEKELTSEDEVARLLNCTDHYSAFGFRPYEVIDVSLLKREYKKKAMLVHPDKNMGNDKAADAFKKLQNAYEVLLDSLKRKTYDDELRREELLNYFRRFQGASQKKGGHGTFYQGFSPSEGVDEGPSGLSRRIACKKCGDFHLWIYTGRPKLQGRWCQDCKEFHQAKDGDGWVEQSFQPVLFGMLHKPDSPHAFVCAESNIFDVTEWFSCQGMRCPANTHKPSFHVNASLAKQGSGKGSTSGPRGGGFPNGANMDGVIDEEFFEWLQNAMQSGAFENSGDPPSPGSGNNAKSSSGGGGGGGNSNKKKRKGKKQW; this is translated from the exons ATGGCTCGAAAAGGAAGTCAAAGTAAAAGTGGTACGAATCACGCTTCACCTAACCGAcaaaatacaactaatggtgacatACTAAATACACCAGAAAGAGATGCAGTGCACAGCGAAGATCCAAGTTCACATCTTCAAGGTAAACCAGATGGTTCTGGAGGGAACAGTGGCCAGAAAACAAGAACCAACAACAAGAATAACAGAAGCAATGACTCCTCCTTGGGTAAATCTGATGACATAGCTTCATGTAAACAGCAACCAGTGGATACCAGTACTGATACGAAAAATCCAGAAGAACGTGAGCTACCTTTCAACACTACAAAATTAAGAAGAGACAGCAAGAAATCCTCAAGGCGTGGCTTTGGTAAAAAAACATCAGTAGAACAGACTCCATTGCGTATTTTGACAGAACAAGTCAAGGAGAAGACCAGGCAGGTTGCTTCCATGGCTGCATCCTTTTTCAGAGCCTCGATGATGTACGTGATGGAGGAAAGCAAAGTATTGATTGAGAGAAATAGGCCAGCTATCACTGCTTTCATGGCTATGACAGAGAAAGGGCGTACCTATGTCCTTAGCAAAACTGAGTATGTTTATCCTATTGTTCGGGCCTGGATGTTTAGTGCTGGAAAGTTGATGTTGCTCTTATTGACTGTTTGGTTAGACTGCAACATAAGGGGCTTCGATTCTTTGCTACGTCTGGGGACAAACTCTCTTCTTGCTGTGCTTTGGTGCAGCAtgttgtcaatttttgcaatGATTGGGATAACGAAAACGGTCATGTTCATG GTGATTGCTGCTTCTGTGGCTGCCTTTGTTGGTCTTGGTTTTGCTGTCCTGATTGTTGCTGTGCTTGCGGTGGTGATTTTGTGGTTGTATGGAAGCTTTTGGATAACAAGCACCGTAATAATTGTTGGAG GTGCTTCCTTTTTGTTGAAGCATGAACGATTTGCTCTCTTTGTGACCTGCCTATATTCAATGTATTGTGCAAGAAGCTACATTGGATGGCTTGGTTTACTTTTGAGCTTGAACTTGTCTTTTTTTTCAAGTGACGTTCTAGTCCAGTTCCTGAAGAAAAATGTGGACAGTGAAAAATTTAATGATTCTTCAAGGAATTCTGAGCAAAATTCAGACAGATCAGGCAACTTCTTTGGCGGATTTCAACAATCATCAAAAGATAGCACCTCACAGTCTGGATATGGCCAATCATCTGATCGCGGCCCAGGTGATCCGTCGACAAGCGGGGCTGAGAAAGAGTTAACCTCTGAAGATGAAGTGGCACGTCTATTGAACTGTACTGATCACTATTCAGCATTTGGATTCCGTCCGTATGAAGTGATAGATGTGTCATTACTCAAGAGAGAATACAAGAAAAAG GCTATGTTAGTCCATCCTGATAAGAACATGGGCAATGATAAAGCTGCTGATGCATTTAAAAAGCTTCAAAACGCATACGAG GTCCTTCTTGATTCTTTGAAAAGGAAGACATATGACGATGAGTTAAGGAGAGAGGAGCTATTAAACTACTTCAGGCGGTTTCAGGGTGCTTCTCAAAAG AAAGGAGGACATGGTACGTTCTATCAAGGGTTTAGCCCTTCTGAAGGTGTTGATGAAGGACCTTCTGGTCTATCAAGAAGAATAGCCTGCAAGAAATGCGGTGATTTCCATCTGTGGATTTATACAGGAAGACCCAAGTTGCAGGGCAGATGGTGTCAG GATTGCAAAGAGTTTCATCAAGCTAAAGATGGCGATGGATGGGTTGAACAGTCATTTCAACCTGTTCTGTTTGGGATGCTGCACAAG CCCGATTCGCCTCATGCATTTGTCTGTGCTGAAAGCAACATTTTCGATGTCACCGAGTGGTTCAGCTGTCAG GGAATGAGATGCCCAGCGAACACCCACAAGCCGAGCTTCCATGTTAACGCGAGCTTGGCAAAGCAAGGTAGTGGCAAAGGGAGCACCTCAGGTCCGAGGGGTGGAGGGTTCCCAAACGGCGCAAACATGGATGGAGTGATCGATGAGGAGTTCTTTGAGTGGCTGCAGAATGCTATGCAGTCTGGTGCGTTTGAAAATTCCGGTGACCCTCCATCTCCGGGCAGTGGAAATAATGCAAAGAGTagtagtggtggtggtggtggtggcggtaacaGTAACAAGAAAAAGAGGAAGGGAAAGAAGCAATGGTAA